From Juglans regia cultivar Chandler chromosome 6, Walnut 2.0, whole genome shotgun sequence, the proteins below share one genomic window:
- the LOC108985630 gene encoding laccase-14-like has product MGILNIRMNLILGFLGLSLLNGLLLCKGDVHYYDFVLKETNYTRLCSTKSILVVNGSFPGPTITIRKGDTVFVNVHNQGLYGVTIHWHGVKQPRNPWYDGPENVTQCPIPAGTNFTYEVIFSDEEGTLWWHAHSDWSRATVHGAIIILPAVGTKYPYPHPDAQQTIILGSWFKGDLKAIPEEALVTGGDPELSDAYTINGQPGDLYECSKETTYRLLVDYGKTYLLRIVNGVMNQEHFFGIAGHNLTVVGTDAAYIKPIVTDYIMITPGQTMDVLVTMNQNRSYYYIASTPFADTNAPFDNTTTTAIIQYNGKYAAPSSIPMPKLPSYNDKDAAESFINSLRSLASKEHPINVPMDITRRIYMTISINQIACPNSSCSGPNGNRFSSSLNNITFSTPSISVLQAYYKRLSGVYTTDFPEEPPYFFNFTGDVGDNTLYPTQGTKVIMLKYGEAVELVFQGTNVADAPENHPMHLHGFSFYMTGIGSGNFNNETDPKNFNLVDPPEVNSIGVPKNGWAAVRFVANNPGVWFMHCHLEIHATWGMGMVFIVTNGPTRDTSMRVPPAYMPPCSKT; this is encoded by the exons ATGGGAATATTGAATATTAGGATGAATCTCATCCTGGGGTTCCTAGGACTTTCACTTCTGAATGGGCTTCTCCTTTGCAAAGGCGACGTCCATTACTACGATTTTGTT ctgaaagaaacaaattataCAAGGCTGTGTAGCACAAAGAGCATCCTGGTTGTAAATGGTAGCTTCCCAGGTCCCACAATTACCATTCGCAAGGGGGATACTGTGTTTGTTAATGTCCACAACCAAGGATTATATGGGGTCACCATCCACTG GCATGGAGTGAAACAGCCAAGGAATCCATGGTATGACGGCCCAGAAAATGTTACCCAATGCCCAATCCCAGCTGGAACAAACTTCACTTACGAGGTTATCTTTTCTGATGAAGAAGGAACTCTTTGGTGGCATGCTCATAGTGACTGGTCTCGTGCTACAGTTCATGGTGCTATTATCATTCTACCAGCTGTGGGCACAAAGTATCCATATCCACATCCTGATGCACAGCAAACAATTATACTCG GATCATGGTTTAAGGGGGATCTGAAGGCCATACCGGAAGAGGCCCTCGTAACGGGTGGTGATCCAGAATTGTCAGATGCCTATACCATCAACGGACAACCGGGAGACTTGTACGAATGTTCGAAAG AGACAACATATCGTCTACTGGTGGACTATGGAAAGACCTATCTTCTACGCATAGTAAACGGCGTGATGAATCAAGAACACTTCTTTGGAATCGCCGGCCACAATCTGACGGTTGTAGGGACAGATGCTGCATACATCAAGCCCATTGTAACAGATTACATAATGATAACCCCAGGGCAAACCATGGATGTTTTGGTAACAATGAACCAAAATCGCAGTTACTATTACATTGCTTCGACTCCTTTTGCTGATACCAATGCTCCATTTGACAACACCACAACAACAGCAATTATCCAATACAACGGGAAATATGCAGCACCCTCATCCATTCCCATGCCAAAACTTCCTAGTTATAATGATAAAGATGCAGCTGAAAGCTTCATCAATAGCTTGAGGTCCTTGGCAAGTAAAGAACACCCTATCAATGTCCCTATGGACATCACTCGACGGATTTATATGACTATTTCAATTAACCAGATTGCTTGCCCTAATTCTTCGTGTTCTGGGCCTAATGGCAATCGGTTTTCTTCTAGCTTAAACAACATAACCTTTTCGACCCCCTCTATCTCTGTCCTGCAAGCATATTACAA GAGGTTGAGTGGAGTCTACACTACAGATTTTCCAGAAGAGCCgccatattttttcaacttcacaGGAGATGTGGGAGACAACACACTGTACCCAACTCAAGGGACAAAAGTGATAATGTTGAAGTATGGTGAAGCGGTTGAATTGGTGTTTCAAGGGACTAATGTTGCAGACGCCCCAGAGAACCATCCAATGCATCTGCATGGATTTAGCTTCTATATGACGGGGATAGGTTCAGGGAATTTCAACAATGAAACTGACCCaaagaattttaatttagtTGATCCACCAGAGGTTAACAGCATTGGGGTTCCAAAGAATGGATGGGCTGCCGTCAGATTTGTTGCCAATAATCCGG GGGTATGGTTTATGCACTGCCATTTGGAAATTCATGCAACATGGGGCATGGGCATGGTGTTCATAGTGACAAATGGTCCCACTAGGGATACAAGCATGCGCGTACCACCAGCTTATATGCCTCCTTGTTCCAAGACCTAG